A region from the Gossypium hirsutum isolate 1008001.06 chromosome A08, Gossypium_hirsutum_v2.1, whole genome shotgun sequence genome encodes:
- the LOC107929645 gene encoding tropomyosin-1-like: protein MRTAGLGKTFEQWRHEIREEKANTDRWERKFREAQARNEDLEKSLSESRNERGELRARVAELEKSLHQYRNRNIVMELRESLSKIEEMKGKIEELEASLQNCEMRIQFFEANEDRWKEHLHHVQDQVLNRDYLMGEAITQIREVADYLQVLAVQVDTLSVKYELESDRRQELTLLLRKIKTLSVRAKFYL, encoded by the coding sequence ATGAGGACTGCGGGTTTAGGTAAGACTTTCGAACAATGGCGCCATGAAATTCGAGAAGAAAAAGCCAATACCGACCGGTGGGAAAGGAAATTCCGAGAAGCTCAGGCACGAAACGAAGATTTAGAGAAGAGTCTGTCGGAAAGCAGAAATGAGCGAGGTGAATTAAGGGCTAGAGTGGCAGAACTCGAAAAGTCTCTGCATCAGTACCGAAACCGCAACATCGTAATGGAATTGAGGGAAAGCTTGAGCAAgatagaagaaatgaaaggaaaaatagaagagtTAGAGGCGTCACTGCAAAACTGTGAAATGCGGATTCAGTTTTTTGAGGCAAATGAGGATCGTTGGAAAGAGCATCTTCACCATGTGCAAGACCAAGTTTTAAACAGAGATTACCTTATGGGGGAGGCCATAACCCAGATTCGGGAAGTAGCTGACTACTTGCAGGTTCTAGCGGTACAGGTAGACACATTGAGTGTGAAGTATGAGTTGGAGTCAGATCGCCGACAAGAGCTGACCTTGTTGCttagaaaaattaaaactttgagTGTTAGAGCGAAATTTTATCTGTAA